In Blastopirellula sediminis, the following proteins share a genomic window:
- a CDS encoding LysR family transcriptional regulator yields MNLHHLAIFHEIAETGSVSLGAENLMISQPAASKQLREFEAALGEQLFDRTGKGLRLTTVGKLLNEYARKIFTLEAEAEQAVAQLREVSRGELFVGASTTIAGYLLPQVLARFHHQHPQIRVHVSVGNTDFVHQQVLDYRVDLGLTEGFVKEAGLTSTSFAEDELVVVAAASHPLVKKRKVKAEDLSGQSFVLRESGSGTRAVQEQAISMCGVEVNEVMTLSSTEAIKHVVAAGVGLAIVSRLSVEAELASGELCAIRLADLQIPRPLHLVQAQDRFAGPAARAFRDVLCDL; encoded by the coding sequence ATGAATTTGCATCATCTCGCGATCTTTCATGAGATCGCCGAAACCGGCAGCGTCAGCTTGGGCGCTGAGAACCTGATGATCAGCCAGCCGGCCGCGTCGAAGCAGCTGCGCGAGTTTGAAGCGGCTCTCGGCGAGCAGCTGTTCGACCGGACCGGGAAAGGACTGCGACTAACGACGGTCGGCAAGCTGCTGAACGAATACGCCCGGAAGATCTTCACGCTGGAAGCGGAAGCGGAACAAGCGGTCGCGCAGCTGCGCGAGGTGAGCCGCGGCGAATTGTTCGTCGGGGCCAGCACCACGATCGCCGGCTATCTGTTGCCGCAAGTGTTGGCCCGCTTCCACCACCAACATCCGCAGATCCGCGTCCACGTTTCAGTCGGCAACACCGACTTCGTCCATCAGCAAGTGCTCGACTATCGGGTCGATCTCGGCCTGACCGAAGGGTTCGTCAAAGAAGCGGGACTAACTTCGACCAGCTTCGCCGAAGATGAGTTGGTCGTCGTCGCCGCGGCGTCTCATCCGCTGGTGAAGAAGCGCAAGGTGAAAGCGGAGGACTTAAGCGGGCAAAGCTTTGTGCTCCGCGAATCCGGCTCCGGCACCCGAGCGGTGCAGGAACAAGCGATCTCGATGTGCGGCGTGGAAGTGAACGAAGTGATGACCCTCAGCAGCACCGAAGCGATCAAGCACGTGGTCGCCGCAGGAGTCGGCCTGGCGATCGTGTCGCGGCTCTCGGTCGAAGCGGAGCTCGCCTCTGGCGAACTCTGTGCGATTCGGCTGGCCGACTTGCAGATTCCGCGGCCGCTGCATCTGGTTCAGGCGCAGGATCGTTTTGCGGGACCGGCGGCTCGGGCCTTTCGAGATGTGCTGTGCGATCTCTGA
- a CDS encoding PP2C family protein-serine/threonine phosphatase, with translation MSVESHTWHNTIQIAALSDVGMRRSNNQDHYGVVLSANWDEWRKRGHLFVVADGMGAHAAGELASEIAVDRVGHLYRKYVEKTPPDALVAAVEEANAIINRKGEENSAFHKMGTTCSSLLILPQGAIVSQVGDSRVYRLRGNKLEQLSFDHSMAWEIRAATAGLDAADVYDAIPKNVITRSLGPGPTVEVDLEGPFPLQVGDTFFVCSDGATGPLRNDEIAIILKTLDPVHAVQLMVDLANLRGGPDNITVIVVKITGEAITQDPTRGEPLIMEEARPANPPPRQKLRNPPWTVWALLLLFGFATVVLAYLQKPFEAVISGLAAFAAFVFGAVYMYSGPIEDEPIKATPKRRLGRGPYEETACNTTENVARNLAATVVELREASETNNWKLDWDRVNQLRSQAQLELAAGDYFNATRLFLICIGAMMAQIRMQSKKKNPLEDESKVDLI, from the coding sequence ATGTCGGTTGAGTCCCATACGTGGCATAACACGATTCAGATCGCTGCGCTCAGCGATGTGGGAATGCGCCGTAGCAACAACCAAGATCACTACGGCGTCGTTCTCTCGGCGAATTGGGACGAGTGGCGAAAGCGGGGGCACCTGTTTGTCGTCGCCGACGGCATGGGCGCGCATGCAGCGGGGGAACTCGCTAGCGAAATCGCGGTCGACCGCGTCGGCCATCTCTATCGCAAGTATGTCGAGAAGACCCCGCCCGATGCCCTGGTCGCCGCTGTCGAAGAAGCGAATGCGATCATCAATCGCAAAGGGGAAGAAAACTCCGCGTTCCACAAAATGGGAACGACCTGCAGCTCGCTGTTGATCTTGCCCCAGGGAGCGATCGTCTCGCAGGTCGGGGACAGTCGCGTCTATCGGCTCCGCGGCAACAAGCTAGAGCAACTTTCGTTCGACCACTCGATGGCGTGGGAGATTCGGGCCGCGACGGCAGGACTCGACGCCGCCGACGTTTACGATGCGATTCCCAAAAACGTCATCACCCGTTCGCTGGGACCAGGACCGACGGTCGAAGTCGATCTGGAAGGACCATTTCCGCTGCAAGTCGGCGATACGTTCTTCGTTTGCAGCGACGGTGCGACCGGGCCGCTCCGCAATGACGAAATCGCAATCATCCTGAAAACGCTTGATCCCGTGCATGCAGTGCAGTTGATGGTCGATCTGGCCAACCTGCGCGGCGGCCCCGACAACATCACCGTGATCGTGGTGAAAATCACCGGCGAAGCGATCACCCAAGATCCAACTCGCGGCGAGCCGTTGATCATGGAGGAAGCTCGCCCTGCGAATCCTCCCCCCAGGCAGAAGCTGCGTAATCCTCCGTGGACCGTTTGGGCGCTTCTCTTGCTATTCGGTTTTGCAACGGTGGTGCTCGCGTACCTGCAAAAACCGTTCGAGGCGGTGATCTCGGGGCTAGCGGCGTTTGCGGCCTTCGTATTTGGGGCGGTCTATATGTATTCGGGTCCGATCGAGGACGAGCCGATCAAGGCGACTCCAAAGCGTCGGCTTGGTCGTGGTCCCTATGAAGAAACGGCCTGCAATACGACCGAAAACGTCGCTCGCAATCTGGCGGCGACGGTTGTTGAACTGCGGGAAGCGTCGGAAACGAACAACTGGAAGCTCGACTGGGATCGGGTGAATCAGCTTCGTAGTCAGGCCCAGCTCGAGCTAGCAGCAGGGGACTACTTCAACGCGACGCGACTCTTTTTGATCTGCATCGGGGCGATGATGGCCCAGATTCGGATGCAGAGCAAAAAGAAGAATCCGCTGGAAGACGAGTCGAAAGTCGACCTGATCTAG
- a CDS encoding c-type cytochrome: MRRLGSWFVLLCFASISCAQTPMWIWNSNSAADKETVYARKEFKLAGPVKEATLYATADNHISATFNGKPVIQHDDWASWGKANVTGLIRDKDALVAVTGKNDSGAAAMLVKLEVVYKDGKKQTFVSDASWTVSKEAAPGWDRTDFAADWKKATVLGKLGMQPWGNVGTATVAAAPGEATPVENIKSLDGFVVERLYSVPLGEEGSWVSMTVDPKGRLICSDQYGGLFRVTPGADADSTKIEKLSVPIGDAQGLLCAYDALYVSVNGGAAQGSGFYKVTDTNGDDQYDKVELLKKFNGGGEHGPHAIRLGPDGMLYVIAGNHTDIPQGSEVGAPHKNWAEDLLLPRNPDGNGHATGRMAPAGWIARTDKDGKQWQLLCAGFRNPYDIAFNADGELFTYDADMEWDTGAPWYRPTRVNHAVSAAEFGWRYGTGKWPDYYVDSVGSVVDIGLGSPTGIEMGLGAKFPAKYQTALYINDWTYGVIYAVHMQPQGATYTATFEKFITGRPLPVTDICVNPKDGALYFTIGGRKTQSGLYRVTYNGPESTAPVATTEGEEGRAARALRRELEKLHTTNPEGALGKIWPSLASNDRAIRYAARVALENQDLASWKNKALAETNVNATIQALTALCRTGDKADQAAVLAKLNTLPYDQMSEEQILDALRVYQLAYIRLGGKQNDAANEAVIALLNPRFPGDSEKVNRELLNLLVYLEAPGIVEKGMKQLFAGQTQQEQMFYAFVLRNAEKGWNMDQRKAYFSWMNLAESKYRGGNSFKKFVMQIRNDASQKLAKSDLAELKEIMEGAQTEEVANLETTRQFIHNWQVDDLVDMLPQVESGRNFEKGRIAFEAAQCTKCHRYAGQGGGTGPDLTGVGNRFAPLYVLEAMVVPSKVVSDQYVNTIFQTDSGDILVGRIISETDDAYQIRTGPFAKELTVVKKDEVEGMKHSPQSEMPNGLLNTLTQEEILDLIAYLRCGGNADDAAFKK, from the coding sequence ATGCGTCGTCTAGGGTCATGGTTCGTCCTCTTATGTTTCGCATCGATTTCGTGCGCCCAAACGCCGATGTGGATCTGGAATTCCAACAGCGCGGCCGATAAAGAAACGGTCTACGCTCGCAAAGAGTTCAAACTCGCCGGTCCGGTCAAGGAAGCGACCTTGTACGCGACCGCCGACAACCATATTTCCGCCACCTTCAACGGCAAGCCGGTCATTCAACACGACGATTGGGCCAGTTGGGGCAAAGCGAACGTGACCGGCCTGATCCGCGACAAGGACGCTTTGGTCGCCGTTACCGGCAAGAATGATTCGGGCGCCGCGGCGATGCTGGTCAAACTGGAAGTCGTCTACAAGGATGGCAAGAAGCAGACCTTCGTCAGCGACGCCAGCTGGACCGTCTCGAAAGAAGCGGCTCCGGGTTGGGATCGCACTGACTTTGCCGCGGATTGGAAGAAAGCGACCGTTCTCGGCAAGCTTGGCATGCAGCCGTGGGGGAACGTCGGAACGGCGACGGTTGCCGCGGCTCCGGGCGAAGCGACTCCGGTTGAGAACATCAAATCGCTCGATGGCTTCGTGGTCGAACGTCTGTACTCGGTTCCGCTCGGCGAAGAAGGTTCGTGGGTCAGCATGACTGTCGATCCGAAGGGACGCTTGATCTGCTCCGATCAGTACGGCGGACTCTTCCGCGTCACTCCGGGCGCCGACGCCGACAGCACCAAGATCGAAAAGCTGAGCGTGCCGATTGGCGACGCGCAAGGTTTGCTCTGCGCCTATGACGCGCTCTACGTTTCGGTCAACGGAGGCGCCGCTCAAGGCTCCGGCTTCTACAAGGTGACCGACACCAACGGCGACGATCAATACGACAAGGTCGAACTACTGAAGAAGTTTAATGGCGGCGGCGAACATGGTCCGCACGCGATTCGTCTTGGTCCCGACGGCATGCTCTATGTGATCGCCGGTAACCACACCGACATTCCGCAAGGAAGCGAAGTGGGCGCCCCGCACAAGAACTGGGCCGAAGATCTGCTGCTGCCACGCAATCCGGACGGGAACGGTCACGCGACTGGTCGCATGGCTCCGGCCGGCTGGATCGCCCGCACCGACAAAGACGGTAAGCAGTGGCAGCTGCTCTGCGCCGGCTTCCGTAACCCGTACGACATCGCCTTCAACGCCGACGGCGAACTGTTCACCTACGACGCCGACATGGAATGGGATACCGGGGCGCCCTGGTATCGTCCGACTCGCGTCAATCACGCCGTTTCCGCCGCCGAATTCGGCTGGCGCTACGGTACCGGCAAATGGCCCGATTACTACGTCGACAGCGTCGGCTCGGTGGTCGACATCGGCCTCGGCTCGCCGACCGGTATCGAAATGGGCTTGGGCGCCAAGTTCCCGGCCAAGTACCAGACCGCGCTTTACATCAATGACTGGACCTACGGCGTGATCTACGCGGTTCACATGCAACCGCAAGGCGCCACCTACACGGCGACCTTCGAGAAGTTCATCACCGGTCGTCCGTTGCCGGTCACCGACATCTGCGTCAATCCGAAGGATGGCGCGTTGTACTTCACGATCGGCGGTCGCAAGACGCAATCGGGGCTTTACCGCGTGACCTACAACGGTCCCGAATCGACCGCTCCGGTCGCGACGACCGAAGGGGAAGAAGGCCGTGCCGCTCGCGCTCTGCGTCGTGAACTGGAAAAGCTCCACACGACCAACCCGGAAGGCGCCCTGGGCAAGATCTGGCCGAGCCTGGCCAGCAACGATCGTGCGATCCGCTACGCGGCTCGCGTCGCTCTGGAAAACCAGGACCTCGCCTCTTGGAAGAACAAAGCTCTGGCCGAAACCAACGTCAACGCGACGATCCAGGCTCTGACCGCCTTGTGCCGCACCGGCGACAAAGCGGATCAAGCGGCGGTTCTGGCCAAGCTGAATACGCTGCCGTATGACCAGATGAGCGAAGAGCAGATCCTCGACGCCCTCCGCGTTTATCAGCTCGCCTACATCCGCTTGGGCGGCAAGCAAAACGACGCCGCCAACGAAGCGGTGATCGCGCTGCTCAATCCGCGGTTCCCCGGAGATAGCGAAAAGGTGAACCGCGAGTTGCTCAACTTGCTGGTCTACCTGGAAGCCCCCGGCATCGTCGAAAAGGGGATGAAGCAACTCTTCGCCGGTCAGACCCAGCAAGAGCAGATGTTCTACGCGTTCGTCCTGCGTAACGCGGAGAAAGGCTGGAACATGGATCAGCGGAAGGCCTACTTCAGCTGGATGAACCTCGCCGAAAGCAAGTATCGCGGCGGTAACAGCTTCAAGAAGTTCGTCATGCAGATCCGCAACGACGCTTCGCAGAAGCTGGCCAAGTCCGATCTGGCCGAACTGAAGGAGATCATGGAAGGCGCCCAGACCGAAGAAGTCGCCAACCTCGAAACGACTCGTCAGTTCATTCACAACTGGCAAGTCGACGACCTGGTCGACATGTTGCCCCAGGTCGAATCGGGACGCAACTTCGAAAAGGGTCGCATCGCGTTTGAAGCGGCCCAGTGCACCAAGTGCCATCGGTACGCAGGGCAGGGGGGCGGAACTGGCCCGGACCTGACCGGCGTCGGCAACCGCTTCGCTCCGCTCTACGTGTTGGAAGCGATGGTCGTGCCGTCGAAGGTCGTTTCGGATCAGTACGTCAACACGATCTTCCAGACCGATTCCGGCGACATCCTGGTCGGCCGCATCATCAGCGAAACTGACGACGCGTACCAGATTCGGACCGGCCCGTTCGCCAAAGAACTGACCGTTGTGAAGAAGGACGAAGTCGAAGGGATGAAGCACTCGCCGCAATCGGAAATGCCGAACGGCCTGCTCAATACGCTGACCCAGGAAGAGATCCTCGACCTGATCGCTTACCTCCGCTGCGGCGGTAACGCGGACGACGCCGCTTTCAAGAAGTAA
- a CDS encoding NADPH-dependent assimilatory sulfite reductase hemoprotein subunit gives MSQTTLSKIELLKLDSRQLRGTLAEELQNDRPDFSADAIQMLKYHGSYQQDDRDVRKQKNADGTKKEKAYSCLIRTAVPGGKVTAEQFLAELDLCDRLGNGTLRITTRQGFQLHGVLKSNLKETIRTINQIKLSTYAACGDVSRNVMCCPAPFKNNPVREQMQAVAHEISVHFRPKSSSYYELWLTDEDGNKENHAEFLPVEEPIYGERYLPRKFKFGVAEPTDNCIDVYTQDVGLLAIVEGDQVVGYNVIVGGGMGNTPSAEKTFPRLGDELTFATPDNVIAVCEAIVKVQRDFGNREDRKRARLKYLLHDWGVAAFKAKVEEYYGASLPEPRYAPVTGIDDHLGWHVQGDGKLFYGINIENGRIADVGDVRIKSGLRAIFEQYGMESRLTPLQSVILCDVDPKDRRGIETLLHEYGMKTVDELSLARRFAVACPALPTCGLAITESERVMPQLIDLLEPVLAAHGLEQTQISIRMTGCPNGCARPYVADVGLVGKSVGKYTIYLGGNPQGTRIGFVYQDAIPLEEIPAQLSPLLASYVTEKVNDEGFGDYCARLGRETLLAKVGRSEAITLQN, from the coding sequence ATGAGCCAAACGACTCTCAGCAAAATCGAACTTCTGAAACTCGACAGCCGCCAGCTGCGGGGAACGCTAGCAGAGGAATTGCAGAACGATCGCCCCGACTTTTCGGCTGATGCGATTCAGATGTTGAAGTACCACGGCAGCTATCAGCAGGACGACCGCGACGTTCGCAAGCAGAAGAACGCCGACGGTACGAAGAAGGAGAAAGCCTACTCGTGCCTGATCCGGACCGCAGTTCCCGGCGGAAAGGTGACGGCCGAGCAGTTTCTGGCCGAACTTGATCTGTGCGATCGCTTGGGCAACGGCACGCTGCGAATCACCACTCGCCAAGGTTTTCAGCTGCACGGCGTGCTGAAGAGCAACCTGAAAGAGACGATCCGCACGATCAACCAGATCAAGTTGTCGACCTACGCCGCGTGCGGCGACGTCAGCCGCAATGTGATGTGCTGCCCGGCGCCGTTCAAGAACAACCCGGTGCGCGAGCAGATGCAGGCGGTCGCACACGAAATCTCGGTCCACTTTCGTCCTAAGTCGAGCTCCTACTACGAGCTCTGGTTGACCGACGAAGACGGCAACAAGGAAAACCACGCTGAGTTCCTACCGGTTGAAGAGCCGATCTACGGCGAACGTTACCTGCCGCGGAAGTTCAAGTTCGGCGTCGCCGAGCCGACCGACAACTGCATCGACGTTTACACGCAAGACGTCGGCCTGTTGGCGATCGTCGAAGGGGACCAGGTCGTCGGCTACAACGTCATTGTCGGCGGCGGCATGGGCAACACCCCCTCGGCCGAGAAGACCTTTCCGCGACTCGGCGACGAGTTGACCTTCGCGACGCCGGACAACGTGATCGCCGTGTGCGAAGCGATCGTCAAAGTCCAGCGCGACTTTGGCAATCGCGAAGATCGCAAACGAGCTCGCCTGAAGTATCTGCTGCATGATTGGGGAGTCGCCGCGTTCAAGGCGAAGGTGGAAGAGTATTACGGCGCGTCGCTTCCTGAGCCGCGTTACGCTCCGGTGACCGGCATCGACGATCACCTTGGCTGGCACGTCCAGGGAGACGGCAAGCTGTTTTACGGAATCAACATCGAAAACGGCCGGATCGCCGACGTCGGTGACGTACGGATCAAGAGCGGGCTACGAGCGATCTTTGAGCAATACGGAATGGAATCGCGTTTGACGCCGCTGCAGTCGGTCATCTTGTGCGACGTCGATCCAAAAGATCGCCGCGGAATTGAAACGCTGCTGCATGAGTACGGCATGAAGACGGTCGACGAGCTTTCGCTCGCCCGACGTTTCGCCGTCGCGTGCCCAGCGCTACCGACTTGCGGCTTGGCGATTACCGAGTCGGAACGGGTCATGCCGCAATTGATCGACCTGTTGGAACCGGTTCTCGCCGCACACGGGCTGGAGCAGACGCAGATCTCCATTCGGATGACCGGCTGTCCCAACGGTTGTGCTCGACCTTACGTGGCCGACGTCGGCCTGGTCGGCAAATCGGTCGGCAAGTACACGATTTACCTGGGGGGAAACCCCCAGGGGACGCGGATCGGCTTCGTCTATCAAGACGCGATTCCGCTGGAAGAGATTCCTGCCCAACTGTCGCCGCTGTTGGCCAGCTACGTGACGGAAAAAGTGAATGACGAGGGATTCGGCGATTACTGCGCACGTCTAGGACGCGAAACGTTGTTGGCCAAGGTTGGCCGCTCAGAAGCGATTACACTTCAAAACTAA
- a CDS encoding PEGA domain-containing protein, whose translation MNRRTFHFRNFLLLTLLLACASTGCVRRRMNIRTSPPGAVVYVDDQEIGVTPVSANYVHYGTREIRLEKDGYESVSQLHTFKAPWYQYPVIEFFSENLWPWEIRDTRDLDFAMTPRRIVPPEELRSRAEQLRANAQAGYVTPLNPQIDPAINVAPQGQQQMLPPVMRPETLPEGGYVLPPPVLGQ comes from the coding sequence ATGAACCGCCGGACTTTCCATTTTCGTAACTTTCTGCTGCTGACGTTGCTACTCGCATGCGCCAGCACTGGCTGCGTTCGTCGCCGGATGAATATCCGCACGAGCCCGCCGGGAGCAGTCGTCTATGTCGACGATCAGGAAATCGGCGTGACGCCGGTATCGGCAAATTACGTTCATTATGGAACGCGTGAGATTCGCCTGGAAAAAGATGGCTACGAGTCGGTGTCGCAGCTGCACACCTTTAAGGCCCCGTGGTACCAATACCCGGTGATCGAGTTCTTTAGCGAGAACCTCTGGCCTTGGGAAATCCGGGATACGCGTGATCTCGACTTCGCGATGACGCCGCGGCGGATTGTGCCGCCGGAAGAGCTGCGGAGCCGCGCCGAACAACTGCGGGCGAACGCCCAGGCCGGTTACGTTACGCCGCTTAACCCGCAGATCGATCCGGCCATCAACGTGGCGCCACAAGGCCAGCAGCAAATGTTGCCGCCGGTGATGCGTCCCGAGACATTGCCGGAAGGTGGCTACGTGTTGCCGCCGCCGGTGCTCGGCCAGTAA
- a CDS encoding VIT domain-containing protein, whose product MSRLVRLSLWGPLALLIALFSGALNASAQTVVIIHDPIRPIPLPRPIPRPSPQPIPESYKIKSLEVDANIEDQIAKVQVSQTFENTCSRQLQVSFLFPLPYDGAIDSLTLLVDGKEYPAKLLPKDKAREIYEAIVRKNQDPALLEWVGTGMFQTSVFPVPAGATRKVTITYSQLLRKDNRLTDFLFPLSTARFTDKPLESLRMRLTVNTKDKLKSVYSPTHDVKVERKGKNRAVVTIEEKDCVPTSDFRLFFDTAKTDLSASVLTYRPDAGEDGYFLLLASPPIEQDPEVKTKKSVIFVVDRSGSMSGEKIEQAKEAAKFVLNNLNEEDTFNIIAYDSDVESFEPELQKLDEKSRKRALDFVDNLYAGGSTNIDGALSKAMAMLKDDTRPSYILFLTDGLPTHGEQNEAKIVANAKKHNDIRARVISFGVGYDVNSRLLDRLTRECFGQSEYVRPNEDIETHVARLYSKISAPVMTDVTIKYDLENGGGNFVNRLQPKDAHDLFAGEQLIVAGRYRKHGDAKITIVGNVGDKKQKVDFPAKFVKESDDQTYAFVEKLWAMRRIGEIIDDIDLNGKNDELVKELVALSTKHGIITPYTSFLADENATISDLADARRGGMHSFELAEAETRKLAESAGRSGFAQRAQKGAYRKADRAASDSFGGYAGGFGGGNQSGLGAASGPAAPAATPGAAANAYAGGAVFQDVENDRTVVASNVRNIGNDTLFLRDKIWIAESAGDVDPAKDKDKIKTVERFSKEYFALVAANNKQQNALLAQQRQGEQLLCNLRGQYYLIK is encoded by the coding sequence ATGTCTCGTCTCGTACGCCTCTCTCTTTGGGGTCCGCTGGCTCTGTTGATCGCCCTATTCAGCGGAGCGCTGAACGCATCTGCGCAAACGGTCGTGATCATCCACGATCCGATTCGCCCGATTCCGCTTCCGCGGCCAATTCCGCGGCCGTCGCCGCAACCGATTCCAGAGTCGTACAAGATCAAGAGCCTGGAGGTCGACGCGAACATCGAAGACCAGATCGCCAAGGTGCAGGTTTCGCAAACGTTTGAAAACACGTGCAGTCGCCAACTGCAAGTTTCGTTTCTCTTCCCTCTGCCGTATGACGGCGCGATCGACAGCCTGACGCTGTTGGTCGACGGAAAAGAATATCCGGCCAAGCTGTTGCCGAAAGATAAGGCGCGAGAAATCTACGAAGCGATCGTCCGCAAGAATCAAGATCCGGCGTTGCTCGAATGGGTCGGCACCGGAATGTTCCAAACGAGCGTCTTTCCGGTTCCGGCCGGCGCCACGCGCAAGGTGACGATCACCTACAGCCAACTGCTGCGAAAAGATAATCGGCTGACCGACTTCCTCTTCCCGCTGTCGACGGCCCGCTTCACCGACAAGCCGCTCGAATCGCTGCGGATGCGTCTGACGGTCAATACCAAGGACAAGCTGAAGAGCGTCTACAGTCCGACGCATGACGTCAAAGTCGAACGCAAAGGGAAGAATCGAGCGGTCGTCACCATCGAAGAAAAAGATTGCGTACCGACCAGCGATTTCCGGCTCTTCTTTGACACCGCCAAGACCGATCTCAGCGCCAGCGTTTTGACCTATCGTCCTGACGCCGGCGAAGACGGCTACTTCCTGCTGTTGGCCAGTCCGCCGATTGAGCAGGACCCCGAGGTGAAGACGAAAAAGTCGGTGATCTTCGTCGTCGATCGCTCGGGAAGCATGAGCGGCGAAAAGATCGAACAAGCGAAAGAAGCGGCGAAATTCGTCCTCAACAACCTGAACGAAGAGGACACCTTCAACATCATTGCTTATGACAGCGACGTCGAATCGTTCGAGCCGGAATTGCAAAAGCTTGATGAAAAGTCGCGCAAGCGGGCCCTCGACTTCGTCGATAATCTCTACGCCGGCGGCAGCACCAACATCGACGGCGCCCTCTCGAAAGCGATGGCGATGCTTAAGGACGACACGCGTCCCAGCTACATCCTGTTTTTGACCGACGGTCTGCCAACTCATGGCGAACAGAATGAAGCGAAGATCGTCGCCAACGCCAAGAAGCATAACGACATCCGAGCCCGGGTAATCAGCTTCGGCGTCGGTTACGACGTCAACAGCCGGCTGCTCGATCGCTTGACGCGGGAGTGCTTCGGCCAAAGCGAATATGTCCGCCCGAACGAAGACATCGAAACGCACGTCGCACGACTCTATAGCAAGATCAGCGCACCGGTCATGACCGACGTGACGATCAAGTACGACCTGGAAAACGGCGGCGGCAACTTCGTGAATCGCTTGCAGCCGAAAGACGCGCATGACCTGTTCGCCGGCGAACAGTTGATCGTCGCCGGTCGATATCGCAAGCATGGCGACGCCAAGATCACGATCGTCGGCAACGTCGGCGACAAGAAGCAGAAGGTCGACTTCCCGGCCAAGTTCGTCAAAGAGAGCGACGACCAGACGTACGCCTTCGTCGAGAAGCTCTGGGCGATGCGCCGCATCGGCGAGATCATCGACGACATCGATCTGAACGGCAAGAACGACGAGTTGGTCAAAGAGTTGGTCGCCCTCTCGACCAAGCACGGCATCATCACGCCGTACACGTCGTTCCTGGCCGACGAAAACGCCACAATCAGCGATCTAGCTGACGCACGTCGCGGCGGCATGCATAGCTTTGAGCTAGCTGAAGCGGAGACGCGGAAACTGGCCGAATCAGCCGGCCGGTCCGGTTTCGCCCAACGTGCCCAGAAGGGCGCCTACCGGAAAGCTGATCGAGCCGCTAGCGACAGCTTTGGTGGATACGCCGGCGGTTTTGGAGGAGGCAACCAAAGTGGTTTAGGAGCCGCCAGCGGACCAGCGGCGCCGGCCGCAACTCCAGGCGCCGCGGCGAACGCCTACGCTGGAGGCGCTGTCTTCCAGGACGTCGAAAATGACCGCACGGTCGTCGCGTCGAACGTCCGCAACATCGGCAACGATACCCTGTTCCTGCGGGATAAGATCTGGATCGCGGAAAGCGCCGGCGACGTCGATCCGGCGAAGGACAAGGACAAGATCAAAACGGTCGAGCGATTCAGCAAGGAATATTTCGCGTTGGTCGCTGCGAACAATAAGCAGCAGAACGCATTGCTCGCCCAACAGCGACAAGGCGAACAACTGCTATGCAACCTGCGTGGTCAGTATTACCTGATCAAATAG